In a genomic window of Malaclemys terrapin pileata isolate rMalTer1 chromosome 17, rMalTer1.hap1, whole genome shotgun sequence:
- the TMEM250 gene encoding transmembrane protein 250 — protein sequence MPVIPIPRRVRSFHGPHTTCLHSACGPVRTTHLVRTKYNNFDIYLKSRWMYGFIRFLLYFSCSLFTSILWVALSILFCLQYLGIRIFLRFQYKLSIILLLLGRRRVDFSLMNELLIYGIHVTMLLVGGLGWCFMVFVDM from the coding sequence ATGCCTGTAATCCCCATTCCCCGCCGTGTCCGTTCTTTCCACGGCCCCCACACAACATGTCTGCATTCAGCCTGTGGCCCAGTAAGGACCACTCACTTGGTGCGCACCAAGTACAACAACTTCGACATCTATCTGAAATCCCGATGGATGTACGGATTCATTCGTTTCCTGCTGTACTTCAGCTGCAGCCTGTTTACCTCCATCCTCTGGGTGGCGCTCTCTATCTTGTTTTGCCTTCAGTACCTGGGCATCCGGATCTTTCTGCGTTTCCAGTACAAACTCTCCATCATCCTCCTCTTGTTGGGGCGAAGGCGGGTGGACTTCAGCCTCATGAATGAACTGCTCATCTATGGAATTCACGTGACCATGCTGctagtgggggggctgggctggtgtTTCATGGTGTTTGTGGATATGTAA